A genomic window from Colletotrichum destructivum chromosome 7, complete sequence includes:
- a CDS encoding Putative P-loop containing nucleoside triphosphate hydrolase translates to MDQPRDVLLRAAVIDPVSGRQPAYKSTPSLINANNIGRCDGESLSFVVRSHFLHHMYSYIEIEVHQHGVGLNDSRVGTMTVHLNYATTFRAEFLGVNQTATEVRDYFHSQASPFIPSIKITLGAEDLFLDVNDHTLATLGNASAAALADLLQLQRVIRGADEGRPALLEWYAAKQSNDNVDALRTRFVRHQNLDQALVGPQWSLDLWYEDTDEPQVIQFVDFCRLHRDVDLRALIWPPQHEVITRFVDVSHYQVVHGVGAVYEHQDLANAFTVLSRVAHAAVVFNNGRTSETFLLRLTPAADQVEYLPAINEECNVLLRGTPLEISLPVIRTSDDPLWWPAKRCDAPHDHLPQPADAIYFVVTVPSAFRDKPNLLGAPRSANLRACVRKNFDKKLLKAEIAALATLVDQKENPTSPSGEDQDNFLYLLDFVPLEEEREVNLLKELPGLGKAAGEPRHRNHWPISLAASVDQLDERQQHFIQALGHISPNIAFLPGPARSGKTTLILVILAASILGVPGGHCPALCIAHNETEALSLANKINSFFSSLRVNNAPKVLYVSAKDCNILLPSEVSCPFSPAQTCSQVQIDSVTFWLEPLDKIAGFITEFQNQAFYAPRAQGSSANNSNTDNGRPDPVFVATIKQLAVAHVLAHQQEYSIIIIPVTRLLQGDTMSRNAALQLTNRVCMLYQKILKNFKGIICSTPATAGQAPTTSFKPSLVLFDNAEHIRELSTTALLVHYNPLAWLFFGGTDESQINVPPRADLGQNPFTAQLRLSLFERAIRAGVNIGRLDAPPDTADDSDDLGFNWWNLPPAH, encoded by the coding sequence ATGGACCAACCGCGAGACGTCCTCCTTCGGGCGGCCGTCATCGACCCCGTGAGCGGCAGACAGCCTGCCTACAAATCGACGCCCAGCCTGATCAACGCAAACAACATTGGCCGTTGCGACGGCGAAAGCTTGTCTTTCGTCGTCCGCTCTCATTTCCTCCATCACATGTACAGCTACATCGAGATCGAAGTTCAccagcacggcgtcggcctgAACGATTCCCGCGTGGGAACGATGACCGTTCATCTGAACTACGCCACCACCTTCCGTGCCGAGTTTCTGGGCGTCAATCAGACCGCGACGGAGGTGCGGGACTACTTCCACAGTCAGGCAAGCCCCTTCATCCCGTCGATCAAGATCacgctcggcgccgaggacctgttcctcgacgtcaacgacCACACGCTCGCCACCCTCGGCAATgcgagcgccgccgccctcgccgacctcttGCAGCTTCAAAGGGTCATTCGCGGCGCAGACGAAGGCCGCCCGGCCCTTCTCGAGTGGTACGCCGCCAAGCAGAGCAACGACAACGTGGACGCCCTTCGAACCCGTTTCGTCCGACACCAGAACTTGGACCAGGCCCTTGTCGGCCCTCAGTGGTCTCTCGATCTTTGGTACGAGGATACGGATGAACCCCAAGTCATCCAGTTCGTCGACTTCTGCCGTCTTCATCGAGACGTCGACCTGCGCGCCCTCATCTGGCCCCCTCAGCATGAGGTTATCACCCGATTCGTCGATGTCAGCCACTACCAGGTCGTCCACGGCGTGGGAGCCGTCTACGAGCACCAGGACCTGGCCAACGCCTTCACAGTCTTGTCCAGAGTCGctcacgccgccgtcgtcttcaacaacGGCCGGACCAGCGAGAccttccttcttcgtctcaCACCTGCCGCTGACCAAGTCGAGTATCTCCCGGCCATCAACGAGGAATGCAACGTCCTGTTGCGTGGCACCCCTCTCGAGATATCTCTGCCCGTCATCCGAACGTCCGATGACCCCCTCTGGTGGCCCGCCAAGCGATGCGACGCCCCTCACGACCACCTTCCccagcccgccgacgccattTACTTTGTCGTCACCGTCCCGTCCGCCTTCCGCGACAAGCCGAACCTCCTCGGCGCACCTCGCAGCGCCAACTTGCGCGCCTGCGTCCGCAAGAACTTCGACAAGAAGTTGCTCAAGGCAGAGATCGCGGCCCTCGCCACGCTCGTCGACCAGAAGGAGAACcccacctcgccgtccggTGAGGATCAAGACAACTTCCTCTACCTTTTGGACTTCGTCccgctggaggaggagcgggagGTCAACCTCCTCAAGGAGCTCCCAGGCCTCGGCAAGGCTGCAGGCGAGCCTCGCCACAGAAACCACTGGCCCATATCGCTGGCTGCGTCGGTTGACCAGCTCGATGAGCGTCAGCAGCACTTCATCCAAGCTCTCGGCCACATCAGTCCGAACATCGCCTTCCTCCCTGGCCCTGCCAGATCCGGAAAGACAACCCTCATCTTGGTCATCCTGGCGGCTTCGATCCTGGGCGTCCCTGGAGGCCACTGCCCTGCCCTGTGCATCGCCCATAATGAGACTGAGGCCCTCAGTCTGGCCAACAAGATTAATTCCTTTTTCAGCTCGCTCAGAGTGAACAACGCGCCCAAGGTTCTCTATGTCTCTGCCAAGGATTGCAACATCCTGTTGCCATCTGAAGTCTCATGCCCTTTTAGTCCAGCTCAGACTTGTTCCCAAGTTCAGATCGACTCAGTCACCTTCTGGCTGGAGCCCCTTGACAAGATCGCCGGATTCATTACTGAGTTCCAGAATCAAGCCTTCTATGCTCCGCGCGCCCAGGGCAGCAGCgccaacaacagcaacaccgACAATGGCCGGCCTGACCCCGTCTTTGTTGCCACCATCAAGCAGCTTGCTGTTGCTCATGTCCTTGCCCACCAACAGGAAtacagcatcatcatcattccAGTCACCAGGCTCCTGCAGGGCGACACAATGAGCAGAAATGCTGCTCTCCAGCTTACCAACAGAGTGTGCATGCTCTACCAGAAGATCCTCAAGAACTTCAAGGGCATCATCTGCTCCACCCCTGCCACCGCTGGACAGGCCCCGACCACCTCCTTCAAGCCTTCCCTTGTCTTGTTCGACAATGCAGAGCACATCAGAGAGCTGAGCACCACCGCCCTGCTCGTTCACTACAACCCGCTTGCCTGGCTCTTCTTTGGCGGAACGGACGAGAGCCAGATTAACGTCCCGCCCCGTGCTGACCTTGGTCAGAACCCCTTCACCGCTCAGCTGcgcctctccctcttcgaGCGCGCCATCAGAGCCGGCGTGAACATCGGTCGCCTTGATGCCCCCCCTGACACGGCTGATGACTCTGACGACCTGGGCTTCAACTGGTGGAACTTGCCCCCTGCCCACTGA
- a CDS encoding Putative ankyrin repeat-containing domain superfamily: protein MEAGGRGLRQALTETQAKTQTAYLSMRDPGSHNELRLALRLISGTLHSLLLLFDDFADGEHNTASTRPDHTLIDSLGDMLDDLTQAWSSDFVAPGRGTEILSPPEFASQIRQFHAQLSPAIHANSWATLLVFLSTTGPRKPSRKRETDELNDLTCEASETSPEKCLNLLLSPEFDRKLDSCYSHRVYAAERDATHPEYVVCAKLLPKIAHSYHCSIENELRLLFHPRKSANFLQWLLEYARQEWPGHFKPASGALSMSPLRRLMTAASDASVSTLHIASALGLHHVCKALIHLEKQDVNQQSLMGTPLYCALLGPTALFARYDDPAQLVADRRPTSGQEPTLHVLLDAGATGTSVWAGSQQDKVLSLATVAFFTCQSIDAPDALVRILRAGFSRDDRFLQLFHGKNSILQYWPSPLPPLTRSFLASVLPEILDSAAMQYNGDDETSLLMAGIYDILEHHGLADSCSGRGSRPLSVSDKVYADLVQEAVQDHKAAVVRRLILDPRWNPNQSIPSCLDSEEPFQKSSTILHDAVESCDADTASLILQSGDDVDVHVRDECQRTPLMLSETPDVLRLLLSHGARTTDTDEDGRNVWHIAAANSDIGMIDALHAFDEHTDWNLRALMKNGQTPIAQSIIYPLSRTKRLGISKRKAAAGALHMLEVCEPNAAYLQSPTPLLFLAVEWGSCELVRKLIDFGADPFEMGDDGRNALHYLEVNAGEDLVETLLDLHVEPVLTKDGQSPAETIFTAFNESLFWDPDPDRPIRRPVNHRPLDFGAYNRLFTDEVLGSRNSEGSGLWERFATGVLGTWASKWPPGSNVWESLQTAVDCLVEKAIPVRYEEETGKCALVPILSAWMDYATTHDKWPVRLGEMLCSILRVSTKVESFQQSPAAVQCLKLAVEQEHRDVVVMLLDLGVSVHARHESVSALESACLPESTCPPAIFDKLLEHADPSKLNDVDGFRSHFLFRLLDDGVSHRTHKLSALVDKGCDPNVLTPAGAPMVMAYIKNRETNAAIILLEKGANPALSLPSGLDAALAAASRGDLIVLEKIRSISSTDGHPWGKCCTYDFSRVVGPKVVPEMARQWRCNALHLAAAHGHADVLQFYLGFPDLDVESQTADGWRPLHFAAACAVDDGSCVRLLLEHGADPTATLPFPMNQNPLSLASLSGATEAVQLLLDVGPKNFSRMNIPAAFVEAFRSGEPNLMEQFLPLMHKVIMASAGNTGQTSVLGAVLELCIQNGYEQLAAQAMTMVRPEIMNSIRMRCGRCSPLVLAAAQGRFTLGEIFLDHGMTAWNLVDRCSHLSVISQRLHYPCTALHIALMRPSHLPSTGTEERFVRRLLGVMDWTRHELSPFHYAAASGVPDRVRMVVDWIKRSPEHHPRLLHGVQPFSANEDAESGDQDPSWEFSGKGAVDAIIKHHVNKRVASPDLQPMFRLGMTPLLVAAEETNIEGIPSFEMMEVLLDHGAEVNVSDLENSDTPLHGAAMVNRIDSARRLLEHGADPNLCNLNSFTPLTVAVRRGHLEMAQLLVERGADVHARDIDGMSLLNACADASDHPEMFIWLMSLGLDPCKPDGTGYTPLHKVILNNAFPGLVFNHGLDFSRVRDVRKGFLSLVIKSHHRRADGTLRRLFKRLPRENALELANSTPGAFFSPLCVAVVRNRLDCVSTLLRHGADIDAEGSAEGSALMVACTRHKLKAVKLLVRSGASISYQAMVDGVPVFRSALESARPYPRVVRWLLVDRHARLRSIESVSEDVGEAEVKPWSGGRVAGYELSGVGINTGRRVGETGLEYLRRLDRIRWSLRGQTIQVVALR, encoded by the coding sequence ATggaagccggcggccggggtcTCCGTCAAGCTCTCACAGAGACACAGGCAAAAACGCAGACGGCATACCTCTCGATGCGCGATCCCGGCAGTCATAACGAGCTTCGTTTGGCGCTCAGACTTATAAGTGGCACTCTCCATAGCCTTTTACTGCTGTTCGACGACTTTGCAGACGGGGAGCACAACACAGCATCAACACGTCCCGATCACACCCTCATCGACTCGTTGGGCGACATGCTCGACGACCTGACCCAGGCTTGGTCGAGTGACTTTGTAGCACCGGGGAGAGGAACCGAGATACTGTCACCACCCGAATTCGCGTCCCAGATCCGCCAGTTTCACGCACAACTTAGCCCAGCAATTCACGCCAATTCTTGGGCAACCCTGCTCGTCTTTCTGTCTACGACCGGGCCTCGTAAACCATCGCGGAAGCGAGAAACCGATGAGTTGAACGATCTGACTTGTGAGGCTTCAGAAACGTCTCCTGAAAAGTGTCTGAATCTGTTGTTGAGTCCCGAGTTCGATCGCAAACTGGACAGCTGCTACTCTCACAGGGTTTACGCCGCAGAGAGAGACGCCACGCACCCCGAGTACGTTGTTTGCGCGAAGCTTCTACCCAAAATAGCCCACTCTTATCACTGCTCCATCGAGAACGAGCTCAGGCTGCTTTTCCACCCGAGAAAGTCGGCCAACTTTCTGCAGTGGCTCCTCGAGTATGCTCGACAAGAATGGCCAGGCCACTTCAAACCCGCGTCAGGTGCTCTGTCCATGTCACCTCTTCGTCGGTTGATGACAGCAGCCTCGGATGCGTCCGTCAGCACTCTCCACATCGCCTCTGCCCTCGGTCTGCATCACGTATGCAAGGCCCTGATACACTTGGAGAAGCAGGACGTGAACCAACAAAGTCTCATGGGAACGCCTCTGTATTGCGCTTTGCTCGGCCCCACTGCACTTTTCGCTCGTTACGATGATCCGGCTCAGCTGGTAGCTGACCGGCGTCCGACCAGCGGTCAGGAGCCGACCCTGCATGTTCTTCTGGATGCGGGCGCTACGGGCACGTCGGTCTGGGCTGGGTCTCAACAGGATAAAGTGTTGTCGCTGGCAACCGTGGCATTTTTTACGTGTCAGTCGATAGACGCTCCAGACGCCCTGGTGCGCATTCTTCGAGCTGGATTCAGCCGCGACGATCGGTTCCTTCAGCTGTTCCATGGGAAGAACTCGATCCTACAGTACTGGCCGTCACCGCTGCCTCCGCTGACTCGCTCGTTCCTAGCCTCTGTCCTCCCCGAGATTCTCGACAGTGCAGCTATGCAGTacaacggcgacgatgagacATCGTTACTGATGGCTGGCATCTATGACATCCTCGAACATCATGGCCTAGCTGATTCCTGTTCGGGTCGAGGGTCACGCCCTCTCAGCGTATCGGACAAGGTGTACGCAGACCTAGTCCAAGAAGCCGTCCAGGACCACAAGGCTGCAGTCGTCAGAAGACTCATCCTTGACCCTCGGTGGAATCCCAACCAATCAATACCATCATGCCTCGACTCGGAGGAGCCGTTCCAAAAATCCTCTACCATACTTCACGACGCGGTCGAGTCTTGCGACGCAGACACGGCTTCCCTCATTCTGCAGTCGGGAGATGACGTCGATGTTCACGTGCGTGACGAGTGTCAAAGGACGCCTCTGATGCTGTCCGAGACACCTGACGTCCTCAGACTCCTCCTCAGCCATGGAGCGAGAACGACAGACACGGACGAAGATGGCCGCAACGTCTGGCACATCGCAGCGGCAAACTCGGACATTGGCATGATTGATGCTCTCCACGCCTTTGATGAGCACACGGACTGGAACTTGAGGGCATTGATGAAAAATGGCCAAACCCCTATTGCTCAGTCCATCATCTACCCACTGAGCAGGACGAAAAGATTGGGCATCTCTAAGCGTAAAGCTGCTGCCGGGGCGCTTCATATGCTCGAGGTCTGCGAACCAAACGCCGCTTACCTCCAGAGTCCAactcccctcctcttcctcgccgtcgagtgGGGCTCTTGCGAGTTGGTCCGCAAACTGATTGATTTCGGCGCCGACCCATTCGAGATGGGCGATGACGGCCGGAACGCCCTACATTATCTCGAGGTCAATGCTGGAGAGGATCTTGTTGAGACGCTCTTGGACTTGCACGTCGAGCCTGTGTTGACAAAGGACGGGCAGTCACCGGCGGAAACCATCTTCACGGCCTTCAACGAGTCGCTATTTTGGGACCCAGATCCAGATAGACCAATCAGGCGCCCCGTCAACCACCGACCGCTCGATTTTGGCGCATATAACCGTCTATTTACCGATGAGGTGCTTGGCTCTCGCAACAGCGAAGGCTCCGGGCTCTGGGAGCGCTTCGCTACCGGCGTCCTGGGTACATGGGCTTCTAAGTGGCCGCCAGGCTCCAATGTCTGGGAGTCTTTGCAAACTGCCGTGGATTGTTTGGTCGAGAAGGCAATCCCAGTCAGATATGAAGAGGAGACGGGCAAATGTGCCCTGGTTCCGATTCTCTCGGCCTGGATGGATTACGCTACAACTCACGACAAGTGGCCCGTACGGTTGGGGGAGATGCTCTGTTCAATCCTGCGGGTGTCGACCAAGGTCGAGAGCTTCCAACAATCGCCGGCTGCAGTACAGTGTCTCAAGCTGGCCGTTGAACAGGAGCATAGAGACGTCGTTGTGATGCTGCTCGACCTGGGTGTCTCAGTACACGCACGACATGAGTCCGTCTCGGCTCTCGAGTCGGCATGCTTGCCGGAATCAACTTGTCCGCCAGCCATTTTTgacaagcttctcgagcATGCAGACCCGAGCAAGCTGAACGATGTCGACGGTTTCAGGTCCCACTTTCTCTTCCGACTCCTCGACGATGGGGTCTCGCATCGCACGCATAAGCTGTCGGCCTTGGTGGACAAAGGATGCGACCCCAACGTGCTCACTCCCGCCGGGGCGCCCATGGTCATGGCTTACATAAAGAACCGCGagaccaacgccgccatcatcttgcTCGAAAAGGGTGCGAATCCGGCATTGTCCTTGCCGAGTGGATTGGATGCAGCGCTGGCAGCCGCCTCGCGTGGCGACTTGATCGTTCTGGAGAAGATCAGGTCCATCAGTAGCACTGATGGCCATCCCTGGGGTAAATGTTGCACATACGACTTCTCTCGAGTCGTTGGTCCGAAAGTCGTCCCAGAAATGGCAAGGCAATGGCGCTGCAACGCACTCCATCTTGCAGCTGCCCACGGTCATGCGGACGTGCTTCAGTTCTATCTCGGATTTCCAGACCTCGATGTGGAATCCCAAACGGCCGATGGCTGGCGGCCGCTTCACtttgccgccgcctgcgccgtcgacgacggatcGTGCGTTCGGCTTCTTCTGGAGCACGGCGCAGACCCAACGGCGACGTTGCCATTCCCGATGAACCAGAACCCCCTGAGTCTCGCATCCCTCTCAGGTGCCACTGAAGCTGTACAACTGCTCCTCGATGTCGGTCCGAAAAATTTCAGCCGGATGAACATTCCAGCTGCCTTTGTGGAAGCTTTCCGAAGCGGCGAGCCGAATCTGATGGAGCAGTTTCTACCCTTGATGCATAAAGTAATCATGGCATCAGCTGGGAACACCGGCCAAACCAGTGTCCTGGGCGCCGTGCTGGAGTTGTGCATCCAAAATGGCTATGAGCAGTTGGCGGCTCAAGCCATGACGATGGTCCGACCCGAGATCATGAACTCGATCAGGATGCGCTGTGGACGATGCTCGCCTCTCGTCCTTGCGGCGGCTCAGGGCCGGTTCACTCTCGGCGAAATATTTCTCGACCATGGCATGACCGCCTGGAATCTCGTCGATCGGTGCTCGCATCTTTCCGTCATATCCCAGCGCCTGCACTATCCTTGTACCGCTCTGCATATAGCGCTCATGCGGCCGAGCCATCTCCCAAGCACGGGCACGGAGGAAAGGTTTGTCAGACGACTCCTCGGTGTGATGGACTGGACGCGCCACGAGCTTAGTCCCTTTCACtatgccgccgccagcggcgTGCCAGACAGGGTCCGTATGGTTGTCGACTGGATCAAACGGTCCCCCGAGCATCATCCGAGACTTCTCCACGGTGTGCAACCGTTTTCTGCGAACGAGGATGCGGAATCAGGCGATCAGGATCCTTCATGGGAGTTCTCTGGAAAGGGTGCAgtcgacgccatcatcaaACATCACGTCAACAAACGCGTTGCCTCGCCCGATCTACAGCCCATGTTCCGCCTCGGCATGACCCCACTGCTGGTTGCAGCGGAGGAGACGAATATCGAGGGGATTCCCAGCttcgagatgatggaggtcCTCCTGGACCACGGCGCAGAAGTCAACGTGTCCGACTTGGAGAACTCAGACACGCCACTTCACGGGGCCGCGATGGTCAACCGCATAGACAGCGCCAGGCGTCTTCTGGAGCACGGGGCGGACCCCAACCTCTGCAACTTGAATTCTTTTACCCCGCTGACCGTGGCCGTCCGGCGAGGCCACTTGGAGATGGCGCAGCTGCTGGTAGAGCGTGGCGCCGACGTCCACGCCCGCGACATCGACGGCATGAGTCTACTTAACGCCTGCGCCGACGCCTCGGATCACCCCGAAATGTTCATCTGGCTCATGagcctcggccttgaccCTTGCAAGCCCGACGGGACCGGTTATACGCCGCTCCACAAAGTGATACTGAACAACGCGTTTCCGGGCCTGGTCTTCAACCACGGGCTCGACTTTTCCAGGGTCAGGGACGTACGCAAGGGGTTCCTGTCGCTCGTTATCAAATCGCATCACCGAAGAGCCGACGGTACGCTGCGGAGGCTGTTCAAGCGGCTGCCGCGGGAAAATGCGCTGGAGCTGGCGAACTCGACTCCAGGAGCGTTTTTCAGCCCGCTCTGCGTCGCCGTGGTTAGGAATAGGCTGGATTGCGTGTCTACGCTGCTTCGGCACGGGGCGGATATCGACGCCGAGGGTTCAGCAGAGGGCTCGGCGCTCATGGTTGCTTGTACCAGGCACAAGCTGAAGGCCGTGAAGTTACTTGTGCGGAGTGGCGCCAGCATCTCGTACCAAGCCATGGTTGACGGGGTGCCTGTCTTCAGGAGTGCCCTGGAGTCTGCGAGGCCGTATCCGCGCGTCGTGCGCTGGCTCCTCGTGGATCGACACGCTCGTCTGAGGAGTATTGAGAGTGTTTCGGAGGATGTGGGAGAAGCAGAGGTGAAGCCGTGGAGCGGAGGACGGGTTGCGGGATATGAGCTCTCGGGCGTTGGCATCAACACTGGGCGGAGGGTTGGGGAGACTGGGCTAGAGTATCTGAGGCGTCTGGATCGGATTCGGTGGAGTTTGAGGGGGCAGACGATTCAGGTGGTGGCATTGCGCTGA
- a CDS encoding Putative PAS domain, RGS domain superfamily, RGS, subdomain 2 protein encodes MASPMSLRSPVTPPYDEDYSQGSPKGMFEPGVRNSPTSSALPVPTMTLSPPASPRGARTSKMPMRLRSNSGLSLHTNEDAFRRYTDYNPDGSPRSPTFGTGLWSSLDGVSTSLRRSFAPPVMEVEPETLPIPDFLGREVFQMILGNTAASQRFFHFAQNRGSGPDVEFLLRIQEYSKSLTQFGKQASAMPTPANLPSAVNKALNADMKQLTNAVLPGLETLFAESTRCVERRIARTVYPAFVKHQLAFSTSAAMAGGARVGGFKYPGLAESFCLADALGPDYPVVAVSDAFVAVTGYPKTEAVSRNCRFLQGSLTDRDAVKRLRDSVAREEESLELVLNYHRDGTPYWNLLFTCPLTDASGKLRYYLGGQINVSRGVGDYKDLLRVLNSGPPPVLDEAKEDASGRESRVSRRMSRAGSRERKQERRTSLRSRDSLHNKGPKKSLFQPFRKHAAAHHNSNNNTENQENAQQQQQHNNVDLVLEQLQTVSTSEERLSLASPIDPAYPAYSRLIVLQHTDGPSGFPPRSSSLPADPNKRKATQLSVAFCSAAALDALGLGLFADSIAHRDIFAVLSELADSPSVTKSFRNTVRERILRDGKSATLDIMLGGGYLARKGSLIGLGGGGGGGGGRSSRADDADGGSGGGARRHGRPVSRSGFASLVGDAGGKMEKLTSHWTPLKTADERVDWVVVIITPMMK; translated from the coding sequence ATGGCCTCGCCCATGTCACTGAGATCGCCAGTCACCCCGCCGTACGATGAGGATTACAGCCAGGGTAGTCCCAAGGGCATGTTCGAGCCCGGCGTGAGAAACAGCCCGACGTCGTCTGCCCTGCCTGTGCCTACCATgaccctttccccccccgCGAGCCCGCGAGGCGCGCGGACGAGCAAGATGCCCATGAGGTTGCGGAGCAACTCGGGCCTGTCGCTCCACACGAACGAAGACGCCTTCCGCCGGTACACCGACTACAACCCCGACGGGTCCCCGCGATCCCCGACCTTCGGCACCGGCCTCTGGTCcagcctcgacggcgtctcgaCGAGCCTGCGCCGCAGCTTCGCGCCGCCCGTCATGGAGGTCGAGCCCGAGACGTTGCCCATTCCGgacttcctcggccgcgaggtCTTCCAGATGATCCTCGGCAACACCGCGGCGTCCCAGCGTTTCTTCCACTTCGCCCAGAACCGCGGCAGCGGGCCCGACGTCGAGTTCCTCCTGCGCATCCAGGAGTACTCCAAGTCGCTGACCCAGTTCGGCAAGCAGGCCTCGGCCATGCCCACGCCCGCGAACCTCCCGTCGGCCGTGAACAAGGCCCTCAACGCCGACATGAAGCAGCTGACCAACGCCGTCCTGCCGGGCCTCGAGACCCTCTTCGCCGAGTCGACCCGCTGCGTCGAGCGCCGCATCGCCCGCACGGTATATCCGGCCTTTGTGAAGCACCAGCTCGCCTTCTCCACGtcggccgccatggccggcggcgcccgcgtcggcggcttcaagtaccccggcctcgccgagtcCTTCTGCCTCGcagacgccctcggcccggactaccccgtcgtcgccgtctcggaCGCCTTCGTCGCGGTGACGGGGTACCCCAAGACCGAGGCGGTGTCGCGGAACTGCAGGTTCCTGCAGGGCTCGCTCACCGACCGGGACGCCGTCAAGCGGCTCCGCGACAGCGTCgcgcgggaggaggagtcgctcgagctcgtcctcAACTACCATCGCGACGGCACCCCCTACTGGAACCTGCTCTTCACCTGCCCGCTGACGGACGCCTCTGGCAAGCTGCGGTACTACCTGGGCGGGCAGATCAACGTGTCCCGGGGCGTTGGCGACTACAAGGATCTCCTCCGGGTCCTCAACtccggcccgccgccggtcCTAGACGAAGCGAAGGAGGACGCCTCGGGCCGGGAATCTCGCGTGAGCCGCCGGATGAGCCGCGCCGGCAGCCGCGAGAGGAAACAAGAGCGGCGGACGAGTCTGCGCAGCCGGGACAGCTTGCACAACAAGGGACCCAAGAAGAGCCTCTTCCAACCCTTCCGGAAGCACGCGGCGGCGCACCACAatagcaacaacaacactgAAAACCAGGAGAacgcgcagcagcagcaacaacacaacaacgtcgacctcgtccttgaGCAGCTGCAGACCGTCTCAACCTCGGAGGAGCGCCTATCCCTCGCATCCCCGATCGACCCGGCCTACCCGGCCTACAGCCGCCTCATCGTCCTGCAGCACACCGACGGGCCCTCGGGCTTCCCGCcgcggtcgtcgtcgctgccggccgACCCGAACAAGAGGAAGGCCACGCAGCTCAGCGTGGCCttctgctcggcggcggcgctcgacgccctcggcctcggcctgttCGCCGACAGCATCGCGCACCGCGATATCTTCGCCGTGCTCTCGGAGCTGGCGGACTCGCCGTCCGTGACCAAGAGCTTCCGGAACACGGTGCGAGAACGGATCCTGCGGGATGGCAAGTCGGCGACGCTGGACATCATGCTCGGGGGCGGGTATCTGGCGCGCAAAGGCAgcctcatcggcctcggcggcggcggcggtggcggtggcgggcggTCTTCGAGGGCGGATGACGCGGacggtggcagcggcggcggcgcgaggAGGCATGGTCGGCCGGTCAGCCGGTCCGGGTTCGCGAGCCTGGTGGGGGATGCGGGTGGCAAGATGGAGAAGCTAACGAGCCACTGGACGCCGctcaagacggccgacgagAGGGTCGACTGGGTGGTGGTCATCATCacgccgatgatgaagtGA